The following proteins are encoded in a genomic region of Triticum dicoccoides isolate Atlit2015 ecotype Zavitan chromosome 1B, WEW_v2.0, whole genome shotgun sequence:
- the LOC119318560 gene encoding E3 UFM1-protein ligase 1 homolog, with protein sequence MNTMLSENAERKPRVLHNLQKQLDEAVLDMQLYEKALDVFEDDPATAGILHDHLLRTMATPVVNKILFSLDKDNKLKNGMEFEDSEEQDVQLSSTERTFLAKNLPGQLSSKAQALIEAVEGKRFDSFMDALRDAAEESGLLFKKLDEGLERSMLRSYHKDLTAQVSLETDPVSFLPKVVALLFLQAYNKALQAPESAVRAVITLLKDKLPASTFKVLTEYHGTTVKLLALQDAATGDEDDCTSDRMLEKQEDLEERLMPELKSLALGTGKE encoded by the exons ATGAACACCATGCTGTCAGAAAATGCTGAAAGGAAGCCACGTGTGCTTCATAATCTGCAAAAGCAGCTAGATGAG GCTGTCCTCGATATGCAACTCTATGAGAAAGCTCTAGATGTGTTTGAGGATGATCCTGCTACCGCT GGCATATTACACGATCATCTGCTAAGAACTATGGCTACTCCAGTAGTCAACAAGATTTTATTTAGTCTG GACAAGGACAACAAATTGAAGAATGGAATGGAGTTTGAAGACAGCGAAGAACAGGATGTTCAGCTGAGCAGTACTGAGCGTACTTTTCTG GCAAAGAATCTTCCAGGGCAATTGTCATCGAAGGCTCAAGCTTTAATAGAAGCAGTGGAGGGAAAG CGGTTTGATTCATTTATGGACGCCTTAAGAGATGCAGCAGAGGAAAG TGGCTTGTTATTTAAGAAGCTTGATGAAGGACTAGAGCGATCAATGCTGCGTTCCTACCACAAG GATTTGACAGCACAAGTTTCTTTAGAGACTGATCCAGTGTCCTTCCTCCCAAAAGTTGTTGCTCTGCTTTTTCTCCAG GCATACAACAAGGCTCTTCAGGCACCTGAAAGTGCTGTTCGTGCTGTCATCACACTACTGAAG GACAAGCTACCAGCTTCAACCTTCAAGGTTTTAACTGAATATCACGGCACCACCGTGAAACTTCTCGCACTACAAGATGCTGCTACTGGTGAT GAAGATGATTGCACATCGGACCGAATGCTGGAGAAGCAGGAAGACCTGGAAGAGAGGCTGATGCCAGAACTAAAATCCCTGGCCCTGGGCACAGGCAAAGAGTGA